A stretch of the Amycolatopsis sp. BJA-103 genome encodes the following:
- a CDS encoding ABC transporter permease — MIDASLFSSALTALTPILFAALAGALCQRAGVFNISLEGSLLVGCFGAVAGSWYTGSAWVGVVVAVIAATAYSLILAIGSITFDGDPIVLGVASNLLAVGLTSFLIRTVFGTEGSFSDPMLRGLGQFGPIPGQSLLVYLSWLAVPALAVLLYRHPWGLRLRGVGERPEAASSLGVNVTKYRYGVILAGGALCGLGGAQLALGSVTLFAENMTAGRGWIAVVAVMLGRAHPLGVLLAALLFGLAEAFGFRLQGIGLPQQATDAAPYVVTLVALFLSNIKRKKGQPA; from the coding sequence ATGATCGACGCGAGCCTGTTCTCCTCGGCGCTCACCGCGCTGACGCCCATCCTGTTCGCCGCGCTCGCGGGCGCGCTGTGCCAGCGGGCGGGCGTCTTCAACATCTCCCTCGAAGGCTCGCTCCTGGTCGGCTGCTTCGGCGCCGTCGCGGGGAGCTGGTACACCGGGAGCGCGTGGGTCGGCGTCGTCGTGGCGGTGATCGCGGCGACGGCGTACTCGCTGATCCTCGCGATCGGGTCGATCACCTTCGACGGCGACCCGATCGTGCTCGGAGTCGCGAGCAATCTGCTCGCGGTCGGGCTGACCAGCTTCCTCATCCGCACGGTGTTCGGCACTGAGGGCTCGTTCAGCGATCCCATGTTGCGGGGACTCGGCCAGTTCGGCCCGATTCCCGGGCAGTCGTTGCTGGTCTACCTGTCCTGGCTGGCCGTGCCCGCGCTCGCGGTGCTGCTGTACCGGCATCCGTGGGGCCTGCGGCTGCGCGGGGTCGGCGAACGTCCGGAGGCCGCGTCCAGCCTCGGCGTCAACGTGACCAAGTACCGCTACGGAGTGATCCTCGCCGGGGGCGCGCTGTGCGGTCTCGGCGGCGCGCAACTGGCGCTGGGCTCGGTGACGTTGTTCGCCGAGAACATGACCGCCGGACGCGGCTGGATCGCCGTCGTCGCGGTCATGCTCGGTCGCGCGCATCCGCTCGGCGTCCTCCTCGCGGCGCTGCTGTTCGGCCTCGCGGAAGCGTTCGGTTTCCGGCTCCAGGGCATCGGCCTTCCGCAGCAGGCCACCGACGCCGCCCCGTATGTCGTCACGCTGGTGGCTTTGTTCCTGTCCAATATCAAGCGGAAGAAGGGACAGCCCGCGTGA
- a CDS encoding nucleoside phosphorylase, whose protein sequence is MSDVLPITKIPRHGLPPRAVVVGDPDRATAVAETLEDTVLVGQNREYRSYTGTWKGVPVVVSSHGVGGPGALCQFGELAEAGVRTFIRLGTAGSLADGITDGDLVIAEAAVRDDGVTQQLIHPEYPAFATPEAVVALSRAAPEARRGVVWTRAAFSPLVLTLPMADYLAARVVAIEMELSTLLVFAALRGLRAGGVLVIDGDARPEHPDPSAYDPHRDVVAEGVARATRVALDAVVELEGAE, encoded by the coding sequence GTGAGCGACGTCCTGCCCATCACCAAGATCCCCCGGCACGGACTGCCGCCGCGCGCCGTCGTCGTCGGCGACCCGGACCGCGCGACCGCGGTGGCCGAAACGCTGGAAGACACCGTCCTCGTCGGCCAGAACCGCGAGTACCGCAGCTACACCGGCACCTGGAAGGGCGTCCCGGTCGTCGTGTCCTCGCACGGCGTCGGCGGGCCCGGGGCGCTGTGCCAGTTCGGCGAGCTGGCCGAAGCCGGCGTCCGCACCTTCATCCGGCTCGGCACCGCCGGTTCGCTGGCCGACGGGATCACCGACGGCGACCTCGTCATCGCCGAGGCGGCGGTCCGCGACGACGGTGTCACCCAGCAGCTGATCCATCCGGAGTACCCGGCCTTCGCCACCCCGGAGGCCGTCGTGGCGCTGAGCCGCGCGGCCCCGGAGGCGCGTCGCGGCGTGGTGTGGACGCGGGCCGCGTTCAGCCCGCTGGTGCTCACCCTCCCGATGGCCGATTACCTCGCCGCGCGGGTCGTCGCCATTGAGATGGAACTCTCCACGCTGCTGGTCTTCGCGGCATTGCGCGGCCTGCGGGCCGGTGGTGTGCTCGTGATCGACGGCGACGCGCGGCCCGAGCACCCCGACCCGTCGGCCTACGACCCGCATCGCGACGTCGTGGCCGAAGGGGTGGCGAGGGCGACCCGCGTGGCCCTCGACGCCGTGGTCGAGTTGGAAGGGGCGGAATGA
- a CDS encoding acyl-CoA dehydrogenase family protein produces the protein MTEVWRKAAHELASTLAADAAERDLAGRLPVQEVALLRESGLLPLLDTAGWAAANQATRIVSAADASVGHLLGYHYLQLWRTGLFGPRAASEPGWFWAGVSNPLDSVLLLTPVDGGFTVEGTKTFATGAAVADRLVVSATRTDHGDKLTFVVDARADGITFPGDWDNIGQRLTASGAVRFEAVRIAEDDVLGAQPDDQADPRVPRISLAAIGFQLMLAQVYVGLASGALDAAAVYTRETARAWTLSDVDKAAQDPYTLAGYGESVATARAAGFAVDAAVSALGEADERGFDLTPAERAEAAIAISSAKIVASRAAVETTSKVFEFTGARATATKYGFDRFWRNARTLTLHDPVTYKAREVGDHFLNGIPPCLSGYS, from the coding sequence ATGACCGAAGTGTGGCGAAAAGCGGCTCACGAGCTGGCGAGCACCCTGGCGGCGGACGCCGCCGAGCGCGACCTCGCCGGACGGCTCCCGGTCCAGGAGGTCGCCCTGCTGCGTGAGTCCGGGCTCCTGCCCCTGCTCGACACCGCCGGCTGGGCGGCCGCGAACCAGGCCACCCGGATCGTTTCCGCCGCGGACGCGTCGGTCGGGCATCTGCTCGGCTACCACTACCTGCAGCTGTGGCGCACCGGCCTGTTCGGGCCGCGCGCCGCGAGCGAACCGGGTTGGTTCTGGGCGGGCGTGAGCAACCCGCTCGACTCCGTCCTGTTGCTGACCCCGGTGGACGGCGGATTCACCGTCGAGGGCACGAAGACCTTCGCCACCGGCGCGGCCGTCGCCGATCGCCTGGTGGTCAGCGCGACGAGGACCGACCACGGCGACAAGCTCACGTTCGTCGTCGACGCGCGGGCCGACGGGATCACCTTCCCCGGTGACTGGGACAACATCGGCCAGCGGCTCACCGCGAGCGGCGCGGTGCGGTTCGAGGCCGTCCGGATCGCCGAGGACGACGTGCTCGGTGCGCAGCCGGACGACCAGGCGGATCCGCGGGTGCCCCGTATCTCCCTGGCGGCGATCGGGTTCCAGCTCATGCTGGCGCAGGTCTACGTCGGCCTCGCGTCCGGCGCGCTCGACGCGGCCGCGGTCTACACACGCGAGACCGCACGCGCCTGGACACTGTCCGATGTAGACAAAGCGGCGCAGGATCCGTACACCCTGGCCGGGTACGGCGAGTCGGTCGCGACGGCGCGGGCGGCCGGATTCGCCGTCGACGCGGCGGTTTCCGCCCTTGGCGAGGCCGACGAACGCGGCTTCGACCTGACCCCGGCCGAGCGTGCGGAAGCGGCGATCGCCATCTCGTCGGCGAAGATCGTGGCCAGCCGGGCGGCCGTCGAGACGACGAGCAAGGTCTTCGAGTTCACCGGCGCGCGGGCGACGGCGACCAAGTACGGCTTCGACCGCTTCTGGCGCAACGCTCGCACGCTGACCTTGCACGATCCGGTGACCTACAAGGCGCGCGAGGTCGGCGACCACTTCCTCAACGGCATCCCGCCGTGTCTTTCGGGGTACAGCTGA
- a CDS encoding methylthioribose-1-phosphate isomerase: protein MTLPILAESVRLDDDGVHILDRRVFPFAREWVLCRTSEEVAVAIEDMVTQSSGPYFAALGAMVLGAREAAGHAPAEARAYLERVGERIIATRKTNNHLRKAVAAVLSEVDKSTGDLVEAATAGARSGDELYRSRSRALGEHTAELVPDGATVLTHCWADLYLIELVLAARRQGKEFSFLCTETRPYLQGARLTAETLVEMGADTRLITDGMGAAVLSSGEVGALVTAADRVTMDGHVVNKIGTLGLAVAAEAFGVPFHAMVQAPDQAAPTGADVPIEYRDGDEVLSALGHRVAGERVRGHYPAFDVTPPRFVTTVVTDRGAFAPGRLREYYAEGEANQ, encoded by the coding sequence ATGACGCTGCCGATCCTCGCCGAAAGCGTCCGCCTCGACGACGACGGCGTGCACATCCTCGACCGCCGCGTCTTCCCGTTCGCGCGCGAATGGGTGCTGTGCCGGACTTCGGAAGAGGTCGCGGTGGCCATCGAGGACATGGTCACCCAGTCGTCCGGACCGTACTTCGCCGCACTGGGAGCGATGGTGCTCGGCGCGCGCGAGGCGGCGGGGCACGCGCCTGCCGAAGCCCGCGCGTACCTGGAGCGCGTGGGGGAGCGGATCATCGCGACCCGCAAGACGAACAACCACCTCCGCAAGGCCGTCGCCGCCGTACTGTCCGAAGTGGACAAGTCGACCGGGGACCTGGTCGAGGCCGCCACCGCCGGGGCACGATCGGGCGACGAGTTGTACCGGTCGCGCAGCCGCGCGCTGGGCGAGCACACGGCGGAGCTGGTCCCGGACGGGGCGACCGTCCTCACGCACTGCTGGGCGGATCTCTACCTGATCGAGCTGGTGCTGGCCGCGCGACGGCAGGGCAAGGAATTCTCCTTCCTCTGCACGGAAACCCGGCCGTACCTGCAGGGCGCGCGGCTGACCGCCGAGACGCTCGTCGAAATGGGCGCCGACACCCGGCTGATCACCGACGGGATGGGTGCGGCCGTGCTGTCCTCGGGTGAGGTCGGCGCGCTGGTGACCGCCGCCGACCGGGTCACCATGGACGGTCACGTCGTCAACAAGATCGGCACCCTGGGGCTCGCGGTGGCGGCCGAAGCGTTCGGCGTGCCGTTCCACGCGATGGTCCAGGCGCCGGACCAGGCCGCGCCGACCGGTGCCGACGTGCCGATCGAATACCGCGACGGCGACGAGGTGCTGAGCGCGCTCGGGCACCGTGTCGCCGGCGAACGCGTCCGAGGGCACTATCCGGCCTTCGATGTGACACCACCGCGTTTCGTGACCACGGTGGTGACCGACCGCGGGGCCTTCGCACCAGGACGGCTCCGCGAGTACTACGCAGAAGGGGAAGCGAACCAGTGA
- the mtnC gene encoding acireductone synthase yields the protein MTATLTARWVVLDIEGTLTATSYVHVTLYDYARPRLGPWIDQHPDDPEVAGAVARIKELGGLPADASTVDVVAVLHGWMDADQKIAPLKTLQGLIWQRGYADGDLTTEFFGDVAPALRSWHESGLRLAVFSSGSVAGQVASFSRTTDGDVTGLFEKHFDTVNAGPKREAPSYRAIASALGAEPGDIVFFSDVPAELDGAAADGWQTVGLARAGEPFGDADFGAHRTIRTFDEVKVVPR from the coding sequence GTGACCGCAACGCTGACCGCCCGGTGGGTGGTCCTCGACATCGAGGGCACGCTGACGGCCACCAGCTACGTGCACGTGACCCTCTACGACTACGCGCGCCCGCGGCTGGGCCCGTGGATCGACCAGCATCCGGACGACCCCGAGGTCGCCGGCGCCGTGGCGCGGATCAAGGAACTCGGCGGGCTCCCGGCGGACGCGTCCACAGTGGACGTCGTGGCGGTGCTGCACGGCTGGATGGACGCGGACCAGAAGATCGCGCCCCTGAAGACGTTGCAGGGCCTCATTTGGCAGCGTGGGTACGCCGACGGCGATCTGACGACGGAGTTCTTCGGCGATGTCGCCCCGGCCCTGCGGTCGTGGCACGAGTCCGGGCTGCGGCTCGCGGTGTTCTCGTCCGGCTCGGTCGCCGGGCAGGTCGCGTCGTTCTCGCGGACCACCGACGGCGACGTCACCGGCCTGTTCGAGAAGCATTTCGACACCGTGAACGCCGGGCCGAAGCGCGAGGCGCCGTCGTATCGCGCGATCGCCTCCGCGCTGGGTGCCGAGCCGGGCGACATCGTGTTCTTCTCCGACGTCCCGGCCGAGCTCGACGGGGCCGCCGCCGACGGCTGGCAGACCGTCGGGCTGGCACGTGCCGGTGAGCCGTTCGGTGACGCGGATTTCGGGGCACACCGGACGATCCGGACTTTCGACGAGGTGAAGGTCGTTCCTCGATGA
- the mtnB gene encoding methylthioribulose 1-phosphate dehydratase — protein MSLLELAGRALAEESARFAGLGWMRGTSGNLSVVLGRDPLRVAVTVSGRDKGELTSDDVVVVGEDGLAVAEQPHPDKVPSAEAGLHARIAAVSGAGAVIHVHALAPVVAAEHWPDGVELRDLEMLKGFGRAAHDDLVTIPVIANGQDMRVLGDAFEAGFRADTPAVIVARHGIYVWGDDLRHARHRLECLEWLLRFRVETRLVSEERGAR, from the coding sequence ATGAGCCTCCTCGAACTCGCCGGTCGTGCGCTGGCCGAGGAATCCGCCCGGTTCGCCGGGCTGGGCTGGATGCGGGGCACGTCCGGGAACCTGTCGGTGGTGCTGGGCCGCGATCCGCTGCGCGTCGCCGTCACCGTCAGCGGCCGGGACAAAGGCGAGTTGACCAGCGACGACGTCGTGGTGGTCGGCGAGGACGGGCTGGCCGTGGCCGAGCAGCCGCATCCGGACAAGGTGCCCTCGGCCGAAGCGGGCCTGCACGCCCGGATCGCGGCGGTGTCGGGCGCGGGTGCGGTGATCCACGTGCACGCGCTCGCGCCGGTCGTGGCCGCCGAGCACTGGCCGGACGGCGTCGAACTCCGCGACCTGGAGATGCTCAAGGGCTTCGGCCGCGCCGCGCACGACGACCTGGTGACGATCCCGGTGATCGCCAACGGCCAGGACATGCGCGTCCTCGGCGACGCGTTCGAGGCGGGGTTCCGGGCGGACACACCGGCGGTGATCGTCGCGCGGCACGGGATCTACGTCTGGGGTGACGACCTGCGCCACGCGCGTCATCGCCTGGAATGTTTGGAGTGGTTGCTCCGGTTCCGGGTAGAGACGAGACTCGTCAGTGAGGAAAGGGGAGCGCGATGA
- a CDS encoding 1,2-dihydroxy-3-keto-5-methylthiopentene dioxygenase, with translation MTLLTVWPDDRPDEIALRTEDPAVITAELGRLGVRFDRWELVADLPREVTPEQVLAAYEEPIGKVSAAEGYTFVDAVRMTPSDEPGWAAEAAEARKKFLAEHTHDDDEDRFFARGSGVFYLHVGGRVYAVLCEAGDLLSVPANTTHWFDMGTRPDYVSIRFFHDDGGWVGDFTGATLAGDFPDFDTLTAGRH, from the coding sequence ATGACGCTGCTGACCGTGTGGCCGGACGACCGGCCCGACGAGATCGCGCTCAGGACCGAGGACCCGGCCGTGATCACCGCGGAACTGGGACGGCTCGGTGTCCGGTTCGACCGGTGGGAACTCGTCGCGGACCTGCCGCGCGAAGTGACTCCGGAGCAGGTGCTGGCCGCGTACGAGGAGCCGATCGGCAAGGTCTCGGCGGCGGAGGGCTACACCTTCGTCGACGCCGTCCGCATGACCCCGTCCGACGAGCCCGGCTGGGCGGCCGAGGCCGCCGAAGCCCGGAAGAAGTTCCTCGCCGAGCACACCCACGACGATGACGAAGACCGCTTCTTCGCCCGGGGGTCCGGCGTGTTCTACCTGCATGTCGGCGGGCGGGTGTACGCGGTGCTGTGCGAGGCGGGGGACCTCCTGAGCGTGCCCGCGAACACCACGCACTGGTTCGACATGGGGACGCGGCCCGACTACGTGTCGATCCGGTTCTTCCACGACGACGGCGGGTGGGTCGGCGACTTCACCGGCGCCACCCTGGCGGGGGACTTCCCGGACTTCGACACCTTGACCGCCGGGCGTCACTGA
- a CDS encoding chitinase C-terminal domain-containing protein, translating into MPRRTRKLLPLLASLIALAGLMIVVVTPSTSSAAGNEDCRPDGLYRTPGVDTPYCSVYDTNGREKLGDEHSRRVIGYFTSWRTGKNGSPSYLVNNIPWSKVTHLNYAFAHVDAQNKVSVGNPGANNEAIGMEWPDIPGAEMDPSLPYKGHFNLLTKYKKQNPNVKSLISIGGWAETGGFLNPDGTRNASGGFYKMTQNQASIDVFADSVVKFLRDYGFNGADIDYEYATSASYAGNPDDYWIAQSNRGTLWTGYENLMRTLREKIDRAGAADGKHYLLTAAVPASGWLLRGQEVYGVTRYLDYANMMSYDLHGAWNHFAGPNAALYDNGKDAELAHWQVYTTPQYDGQGYLNTDWAYHYFRGAMQAGRINIGVGFYTRGWQGVSGGTNGLWGTAPLPDQKQCPPGTGSQVGSTVPCGNGAIGIDNLWHDLGLAGGEVPAGANPMWHAKNLENEITPDYLEAYGLTPKTDPTDRVSGKYERYYDNTMVTPWLWNNDKKVFLSTEDEASLATKAKYVADKGIGGIMIWELAGDYAFDEAKGQYFMGDTLITKINDGLRGAAPYGNTKSSRPAPSSVLDVNVNLTGFALGDANYPITPKMRIKNNSTTTIPGGTKVEFDYGTSAPGSMSDQSGYGLTVTSKGHSGPNAGGMKGDFQHVAVTVPSWQSIAPGATIEIQLNYYMPIASPSNFTFTFGGTTYALTTDYPRGGGAPPTTTTTPTTTTGTTTTTPTTTTSPTTTRTTTTTPTTTTTAPSNAWKPNTDYATGARVTHNGAAYVCRQGHRSLPGWEPPNVPALWTPA; encoded by the coding sequence GTGCCAAGGAGAACCAGGAAACTACTCCCGCTACTGGCGTCGCTCATCGCGCTGGCCGGGCTCATGATCGTCGTCGTCACCCCGTCCACGTCGAGCGCGGCAGGCAATGAGGACTGCCGCCCCGACGGGCTGTACCGGACACCCGGCGTCGACACCCCCTATTGCTCCGTCTACGACACCAACGGCCGGGAAAAGCTGGGAGACGAGCACTCCCGCCGCGTGATCGGCTACTTCACCAGCTGGCGCACCGGCAAGAACGGTTCGCCTTCCTATCTGGTCAACAACATCCCGTGGTCGAAGGTCACCCACCTCAACTACGCGTTCGCCCACGTCGACGCGCAGAACAAGGTTTCGGTCGGCAACCCGGGCGCGAACAACGAGGCCATCGGCATGGAGTGGCCGGACATCCCGGGCGCCGAGATGGATCCGTCGTTGCCCTACAAGGGACATTTCAATCTGCTGACCAAGTACAAGAAGCAGAACCCGAACGTGAAGTCGCTGATCTCGATCGGCGGCTGGGCCGAGACCGGCGGTTTCCTCAACCCGGACGGCACGCGCAACGCGTCGGGCGGTTTCTACAAGATGACGCAAAACCAGGCGAGCATTGACGTCTTCGCGGATTCGGTCGTGAAGTTCCTGCGCGACTACGGATTCAACGGCGCCGACATCGACTACGAGTACGCGACGTCGGCCAGCTACGCCGGAAACCCGGACGACTACTGGATCGCGCAGTCCAACCGCGGCACCCTGTGGACGGGCTACGAGAACCTGATGCGCACGCTGCGCGAGAAGATCGACCGGGCCGGTGCCGCCGACGGCAAGCACTATCTGCTGACCGCGGCCGTGCCCGCGTCCGGCTGGCTGCTGCGCGGCCAGGAGGTCTACGGCGTCACGCGGTATCTCGACTACGCCAACATGATGAGCTACGACCTGCACGGCGCGTGGAACCACTTCGCCGGGCCGAACGCGGCGCTCTACGACAACGGCAAGGACGCGGAACTCGCGCACTGGCAGGTGTACACCACCCCGCAGTACGACGGTCAGGGGTATCTCAACACCGACTGGGCCTATCACTATTTCCGAGGCGCGATGCAAGCGGGCCGGATCAACATCGGTGTCGGTTTCTACACCCGCGGCTGGCAAGGTGTGTCCGGCGGGACGAACGGACTGTGGGGCACCGCTCCACTGCCGGACCAGAAACAGTGTCCACCGGGCACCGGATCCCAGGTCGGCTCGACCGTGCCCTGCGGTAACGGCGCGATCGGCATCGACAACCTCTGGCACGACCTCGGTCTGGCGGGCGGCGAGGTGCCCGCGGGCGCGAACCCCATGTGGCACGCCAAGAACCTCGAGAACGAGATCACCCCGGACTATCTGGAGGCGTACGGGCTCACTCCCAAGACCGACCCGACGGACCGGGTCTCCGGGAAGTACGAGCGGTACTACGACAACACGATGGTGACGCCGTGGCTGTGGAACAACGACAAGAAGGTGTTCCTGTCCACTGAGGACGAAGCCTCGCTCGCCACGAAGGCCAAGTACGTGGCCGACAAGGGCATCGGCGGCATCATGATCTGGGAGCTGGCCGGCGACTACGCCTTCGACGAGGCCAAGGGCCAGTACTTCATGGGCGACACGCTGATCACGAAGATCAACGACGGCCTGCGCGGCGCCGCCCCGTACGGCAACACCAAGTCGTCGCGTCCCGCGCCGTCTTCGGTGCTCGACGTGAACGTGAACCTGACCGGGTTCGCACTGGGCGACGCGAACTACCCGATCACCCCGAAGATGCGCATCAAGAACAATTCGACCACCACCATCCCCGGTGGGACGAAGGTCGAGTTCGACTACGGCACGAGCGCACCCGGCAGCATGTCCGACCAGTCCGGCTACGGCCTGACGGTCACGAGCAAGGGCCATAGCGGACCCAACGCCGGTGGGATGAAGGGAGACTTCCAGCACGTCGCGGTGACCGTACCGAGCTGGCAGTCCATCGCGCCGGGCGCCACGATCGAAATCCAGCTGAACTACTACATGCCGATCGCGTCGCCGTCGAACTTCACGTTCACCTTCGGCGGGACGACCTACGCGCTCACGACGGACTACCCGCGTGGCGGCGGCGCACCGCCGACGACCACCACCACACCCACCACGACCACCGGAACGACGACCACGACACCCACCACCACGACCAGTCCGACGACGACCCGGACGACCACCACCACCCCGACGACGACCACCACGGCGCCGTCGAACGCCTGGAAACCGAACACCGACTACGCCACCGGTGCCCGGGTGACCCACAACGGCGCGGCGTACGTCTGCCGTCAGGGCCACCGGTCCCTGCCCGGCTGGGAACCGCCGAACGTGCCTGCCCTCTGGACCCCCGCCTGA
- a CDS encoding VOC family protein, whose protein sequence is MTATLHALCFDANDPRGLTRFWAGLLGRETDGDTLIPDDDTGFRIRFAATAETKSRKNHAHFDLTSESLEDQRRIVAKALELGGRHIDIGQGPEEEHVVLADPEGNEFCVIEPGNTFLAECGFVGALACDGSQEVGYFWSKALDWLLVWDRDQETAIRSPHGGPKITWGGPPFDTKTGKNRVRFDLLGTQAEIDRLVSLGATRLDSGESGRVEMADPDGNEFSVVLSR, encoded by the coding sequence ATGACCGCCACCTTGCACGCGCTTTGTTTCGACGCGAACGACCCGCGCGGTCTCACGCGTTTCTGGGCCGGACTTCTCGGCCGGGAAACCGACGGCGACACGCTGATCCCGGACGACGACACCGGATTCCGGATCCGTTTCGCCGCGACCGCGGAAACGAAGTCCCGCAAGAACCACGCGCATTTCGACCTGACGAGCGAATCCCTGGAAGACCAGCGGCGGATCGTGGCGAAGGCGCTCGAACTCGGCGGCCGCCATATCGACATCGGCCAGGGCCCCGAGGAAGAACACGTCGTGCTCGCCGACCCCGAGGGCAACGAGTTCTGCGTCATCGAGCCCGGGAACACCTTCCTCGCCGAATGTGGTTTCGTCGGCGCGCTCGCCTGCGACGGTTCGCAGGAAGTCGGCTATTTCTGGAGCAAGGCGCTCGACTGGCTGCTGGTCTGGGACCGGGATCAGGAGACCGCGATCCGTTCGCCGCACGGCGGTCCGAAGATCACCTGGGGCGGCCCGCCGTTCGACACCAAGACCGGGAAGAACCGGGTCCGGTTCGACCTCCTCGGCACGCAGGCGGAAATCGATCGGCTCGTGTCGCTCGGCGCGACCCGCCTGGATTCCGGTGAAAGCGGCCGGGTGGAAATGGCCGATCCCGACGGAAACGAGTTTTCTGTCGTGCTCAGTCGCTAA